From Thermogemmata fonticola, a single genomic window includes:
- a CDS encoding HINT domain-containing protein codes for MKPGDRIVGLDLHESVAVTALRLTGRQEKHYNLRVADYHTYFVGDAH; via the coding sequence CTGAAGCCGGGCGACCGAATCGTAGGCTTAGACCTCCATGAGAGCGTGGCGGTCACAGCGCTGCGACTGACCGGTCGGCAGGAGAAGCACTACAATCTCCGTGTTGCGGACTACCACACCTACTTCGTCGGCGATGCGCATTGA
- a CDS encoding menaquinone biosynthesis family protein: protein MTAPMIAATEEAPRVIRVGHSPDPDDAFMFYALAQDKIPTGSLRFVHELQDIETLNRRALQGELEVSAVSIHAYAYLADRYALLSCGCSMGDKYGPILVSRRRWSLRDLPNASIAVPGTLTTAFLVLQLLFESLHARSRLRYQVMPFDQILEAVAKGRCDAGLIIHEGQLTFRNLGLNLIIDLGVWWQERTGLPLPLGGNVVRKDLGLDLMRQINHLVQESIRYGLTHREEALAYALHYARDMDVSLADRFVAMYVNDWTLDYGPQGRAAIQRLLDEAAKARIFPAPPPVEFVT, encoded by the coding sequence ATGACTGCTCCGATGATCGCCGCAACAGAGGAGGCACCTCGAGTGATCCGCGTCGGTCATAGTCCGGATCCCGACGACGCCTTCATGTTCTACGCGCTGGCACAAGACAAAATCCCGACCGGCTCCTTGCGCTTCGTCCATGAGTTGCAGGACATCGAGACACTCAACCGCCGGGCCTTGCAGGGGGAACTGGAAGTCTCCGCCGTGAGCATCCATGCCTATGCCTATCTAGCTGACCGTTACGCCCTGCTCTCCTGCGGCTGTAGTATGGGCGACAAATACGGTCCGATCCTCGTATCCCGCCGCCGTTGGAGTCTGCGCGATCTGCCGAATGCTTCCATCGCTGTACCCGGTACGCTCACCACCGCCTTCCTTGTTCTTCAGTTGCTTTTCGAATCCTTGCACGCACGCTCGCGGCTACGTTATCAGGTGATGCCCTTCGACCAAATTCTCGAAGCCGTGGCTAAAGGACGATGTGACGCCGGCCTGATCATCCACGAGGGACAACTGACCTTCCGTAACTTGGGCCTGAACCTCATCATCGACTTAGGTGTCTGGTGGCAGGAGCGGACCGGCCTGCCTTTGCCCCTCGGTGGCAACGTGGTCCGCAAAGACCTAGGACTGGACCTTATGCGCCAGATCAATCATCTAGTTCAGGAAAGTATCCGTTATGGACTCACCCACCGTGAGGAAGCCCTGGCCTACGCCCTGCACTATGCACGGGATATGGACGTGAGCCTCGCCGATCGCTTCGTGGCCATGTATGTCAACGACTGGACGCTGGACTACGGTCCCCAGGGACGAGCTGCCATCCAACGCCTCCTCGATGAAGCTGCGAAGGCCCGGATTTTCCCTGCACCGCCCCCTGTGGAGTTTGTCACCTGA
- a CDS encoding arginyltransferase → MISLTTFQTEPAPCSYLPDRQWSLLYQIVQSMTPEEYQGRLDRGWRRFGHALFRPRCPHCQACLSLRIPVAAFRPNRSQRRCWKANVSQMTRHVTTHLQLSLDKLLLYRRYHDFQHRHKHWPNDGQIDPEDYMTSFLRNPFPTEEWCYYHQQNLVGVGYVDRLPSGLSAIYFFYDPAYRSHSLGTFHILSLIAEAQKVQLPYVYLGYYVAGCPSLEYKARFQPNEIYDPMTRTWIPFQPRVSTLR, encoded by the coding sequence ATGATCTCTTTGACGACCTTCCAGACGGAACCTGCACCTTGTAGCTATTTGCCCGACCGCCAATGGTCGCTTCTGTACCAAATCGTTCAATCCATGACGCCAGAGGAATACCAAGGGCGACTCGATCGCGGCTGGCGTCGCTTCGGCCACGCCCTATTTCGGCCTCGCTGCCCCCATTGCCAGGCTTGTTTGTCCCTGCGCATTCCCGTGGCCGCCTTCCGGCCCAACCGAAGCCAACGCCGCTGCTGGAAAGCTAACGTCAGCCAAATGACTCGCCATGTCACTACCCATCTCCAACTCTCCTTGGACAAGCTTCTGCTCTACCGCCGGTATCACGACTTTCAACATCGCCACAAACACTGGCCCAACGATGGCCAAATCGACCCGGAAGACTACATGACTTCTTTCCTACGCAATCCTTTTCCCACCGAAGAGTGGTGCTACTACCACCAGCAGAATTTGGTGGGAGTCGGCTACGTCGATCGACTTCCCTCCGGCCTTTCCGCCATCTACTTCTTCTACGATCCCGCTTACCGCTCTCATTCCCTAGGCACTTTCCACATTCTCTCTCTCATTGCCGAGGCCCAAAAAGTCCAACTCCCCTACGTCTACCTTGGCTACTATGTCGCGGGCTGCCCTTCTCTCGAATACAAGGCCCGCTTCCAACCAAACGAAATCTATGATCCCATGACTCGCACTTGGATCCCTTTCCAGCCTCGCGTTTCAACACTTCGGTAA